One genomic segment of Chitinophaga sancti includes these proteins:
- a CDS encoding TetR/AcrR family transcriptional regulator — protein MKKEMIRIMTIASRLFAKHGLQATTIDTISSHCQIKKREFYTYFESKEALIRDILAEWISKSGKHLRMIPSFSFNAVIELQTYFTFIEDTLAMLNPTLIAELQNDYMEQWLRLSYFRDSEIFPFVVRNIERGLSENIYNPDLDKFLLTRLYYYQLQAVYHEKSLLHEMHRIFIHGIVNSKGLHFT, from the coding sequence ATGAAAAAGGAAATGATACGGATCATGACAATTGCCTCCAGGTTATTCGCTAAGCATGGATTACAGGCGACTACCATCGATACTATCAGTAGTCATTGTCAGATAAAAAAACGGGAATTCTATACTTATTTTGAAAGCAAAGAAGCGCTGATACGCGACATCCTTGCCGAATGGATCAGTAAGAGCGGAAAGCATTTGCGCATGATCCCTTCATTTTCCTTTAATGCAGTGATTGAATTGCAAACTTATTTCACCTTTATAGAAGATACGCTTGCAATGCTTAATCCCACGCTTATCGCTGAATTACAGAATGACTATATGGAACAATGGTTAAGATTGTCATATTTCCGTGACTCAGAAATTTTCCCTTTTGTAGTGCGTAATATAGAAAGAGGGTTATCAGAAAACATCTACAACCCCGACCTGGATAAATTCTTGCTGACAAGGTTATACTACTACCAGCTACAGGCAGTCTACCACGAAAAATCACTATTACATGAAATGCACCGTATATTCATACACGGTATAGTCAATAGTAAAGGGTTACATTTTACTTAA
- a CDS encoding S-adenosyl-l-methionine hydroxide adenosyltransferase family protein: MNKLLIFALFYCSFSALAHHRAFAQNKLIVFQTDFGLKDGAVAEMKGVAIGVSPALQLFDLTHEIPAYNIWEAAYRLQQTAPYWPAGTVFVSVVDPGVGSARKSVVLKTRSGHFFVTPDNGTLTLVAKQLGIAAIREIDESRNRRQHSGESYTFHGRDVYAYTAARLASGTITFEQVGPQLPDSVVRIPFQEPVYRNHVISGNIPVLDIQYGNIWTNIDGATLNQLKLQTGDTLHVKIFHGDTLVYNGDMPYVTTFSAVPDGAPLAYLNSLLNVSFALNMESFSLRYHIYSGPDWKVEISSKNG, encoded by the coding sequence ATGAACAAACTTCTCATTTTCGCACTTTTCTATTGCAGCTTCTCTGCTCTTGCCCACCACAGAGCCTTTGCCCAGAACAAACTCATCGTTTTTCAAACTGACTTCGGTCTTAAAGATGGGGCCGTTGCAGAAATGAAGGGAGTCGCTATCGGGGTATCTCCGGCGCTTCAGTTATTTGACCTTACGCATGAGATTCCTGCATACAATATATGGGAGGCAGCATACCGTTTACAGCAAACGGCTCCTTACTGGCCTGCTGGTACCGTGTTTGTCTCTGTGGTAGACCCCGGTGTGGGTTCTGCCCGAAAATCTGTGGTATTAAAAACCAGGAGCGGACATTTTTTTGTCACTCCTGATAATGGTACTCTTACCCTTGTAGCAAAACAACTGGGTATTGCCGCCATTCGCGAAATTGATGAATCCCGTAATCGCCGTCAGCACTCCGGGGAATCTTACACTTTCCATGGCAGGGATGTATACGCCTACACCGCTGCCCGCCTGGCTTCCGGCACGATCACCTTTGAACAGGTAGGTCCTCAACTACCAGATAGCGTGGTACGGATCCCTTTCCAGGAGCCTGTTTACAGGAATCATGTCATTAGTGGTAATATTCCCGTACTGGATATTCAGTATGGAAACATCTGGACCAATATTGACGGCGCTACTTTAAATCAATTGAAATTACAAACAGGCGATACCCTGCATGTGAAAATTTTCCACGGTGATACATTAGTATATAACGGAGATATGCCTTACGTAACTACCTTTTCCGCAGTGCCGGATGGCGCGCCACTGGCTTATCTCAATAGCCTTCTAAATGTATCGTTTGCATTAAACATGGAAAGCTTTTCTTTAAGATACCACATTTATAGCGGACCCGATTGGAAAGTAGAAATTAGTTCAAAAAATGGATAA
- a CDS encoding DUF4402 domain-containing protein, translating to MIRKIPSGSNIMNTLAGVLTCLFFVQLSAHAQEPPPRPISIYVNPAQGLIFGAFFQGPTGGTVTIYPDGSRVVTGSIVQANLGFPFSPAIFEVDANPGTLITIMNGSDATLTGSNGGTLSMHIGTSSTGSPFVATATSPARTLVRIGGTLIVGVPLANPTGSYSGTFSVTFIQQ from the coding sequence ATGATTCGTAAAATTCCATCCGGAAGTAACATAATGAATACGCTGGCAGGTGTATTAACATGTCTGTTTTTTGTACAACTATCAGCCCATGCACAGGAGCCGCCTCCACGGCCTATTTCTATTTATGTTAATCCTGCACAGGGGCTCATTTTTGGAGCTTTCTTCCAGGGTCCAACAGGCGGCACTGTTACTATTTACCCTGATGGTTCAAGAGTTGTAACAGGAAGCATCGTACAGGCTAATCTGGGCTTTCCATTTTCTCCTGCCATATTTGAAGTAGATGCTAATCCCGGTACCCTCATTACCATCATGAACGGTTCGGATGCAACGCTCACAGGCAGCAACGGGGGAACATTATCCATGCATATAGGTACATCCAGTACAGGTTCTCCATTCGTTGCCACCGCTACCTCCCCTGCACGAACACTGGTAAGGATAGGTGGCACACTCATAGTAGGTGTTCCACTCGCAAATCCGACAGGGTCGTATAGCGGTACCTTTTCGGTCACATTTATACAGCAATAA
- a CDS encoding PAS domain S-box protein: protein MEKQLDTGNFSENNNEEWMRFALLSAGLGTWNMDPLKKEVKWDDRCRELFGFPEDHVIEYQDLLKYIHPDDKNRVDQAVTNALQPGSSGEYSVRFRTIGAQDKKHRWLDCKGKSYFHPDGTAYRFAGTAQDITKEIEDREREELMIALVENSPDYMAAADNQGRFFYMNTAGKKLLGISDEFDITTLVNKELFHPADFQFMSDEVYTHLLAGRKWSGNIHIQHMVTKERIPCYADFIAIKDADSDKIIGRGATLRDLRPALQAKQEQQKLLALLENSRDFVSLSDEEGIVTYVNPAGLQLVGLDSLEDAKRSNTDFLFPEVTEAIMHEINTAVIEKGQWSGELNYRHFKTGEAIPVSVTTMRVLDTVTGVSQGKATISRDLRQEKVIRQQQIENKVELERMVEMRTSELKKANIDLNIVNQNLEQFAYVASHDLQEPLRKINMFSALLQDKYQDQLNETGMRNLGIIRNAATRMTTLIQDLLAFSRVSRQDHLFEAVALHKTIQQVVADLDILIQQKDAVIEMDALCTVQGIPLHMTQLFHNLLSNALKFTQPDKQPLIKIHSRHLSGLEVAEHPQLQNGTPYCEIRVTDNGIGFAPSYAKKIFVIFQRLHGRGEYEGSGIGLALCQKIVTAHHGVIYAESEEGKGATFIVILPVFIG, encoded by the coding sequence ATGGAAAAGCAATTAGATACTGGCAACTTCAGTGAAAATAATAATGAAGAATGGATGCGCTTTGCACTCCTGTCAGCCGGACTGGGTACCTGGAACATGGACCCTTTGAAAAAGGAAGTAAAATGGGACGATCGCTGCAGGGAACTGTTTGGGTTTCCGGAAGACCATGTGATTGAATACCAGGACCTCCTGAAGTACATCCATCCCGATGATAAAAACAGGGTTGATCAGGCAGTCACCAATGCTTTACAACCCGGAAGCAGCGGAGAATATTCCGTGCGGTTTCGTACCATCGGTGCGCAGGACAAAAAGCATCGCTGGCTCGATTGTAAGGGAAAATCCTATTTCCATCCCGATGGCACTGCCTACCGCTTTGCCGGCACCGCACAGGATATTACGAAAGAAATCGAAGACCGGGAAAGGGAAGAGCTGATGATCGCCCTTGTCGAAAACAGCCCTGACTACATGGCTGCTGCTGATAACCAGGGACGCTTTTTCTATATGAATACCGCTGGCAAAAAGTTGCTTGGTATTTCTGATGAATTTGATATTACTACACTTGTCAATAAAGAACTTTTTCACCCTGCTGATTTCCAGTTCATGAGTGATGAAGTATATACCCACCTTCTCGCAGGTAGAAAATGGTCCGGCAATATTCACATCCAGCATATGGTGACGAAAGAGCGCATACCTTGTTATGCCGACTTTATCGCTATTAAGGATGCGGATTCTGACAAGATTATTGGCCGGGGCGCCACTCTCCGCGATCTGCGACCTGCACTGCAGGCAAAACAGGAGCAACAGAAGTTACTGGCCCTGCTGGAAAACAGCCGCGATTTTGTGAGCCTGTCTGATGAAGAAGGCATCGTTACTTACGTAAACCCTGCCGGACTTCAACTCGTTGGATTAGATAGCCTGGAAGATGCGAAAAGGTCCAATACCGATTTCCTCTTCCCGGAAGTGACGGAAGCCATTATGCACGAAATCAATACAGCTGTTATAGAAAAAGGACAATGGTCCGGCGAATTGAATTATCGTCATTTTAAAACCGGCGAAGCGATTCCGGTATCTGTTACCACTATGCGTGTGCTGGACACTGTAACCGGTGTCTCACAGGGCAAAGCCACTATTTCCCGCGACCTTCGCCAGGAAAAGGTGATTCGCCAGCAACAGATTGAAAATAAGGTAGAACTAGAGCGTATGGTAGAAATGCGCACCAGCGAGCTAAAAAAGGCCAATATCGACCTGAATATTGTGAACCAGAACCTGGAGCAGTTTGCCTATGTAGCCAGCCATGATTTGCAGGAGCCGTTGCGTAAGATCAATATGTTCTCCGCACTCCTGCAGGATAAATACCAGGACCAGCTGAACGAAACCGGTATGCGCAATCTCGGAATCATCCGGAATGCCGCTACCCGCATGACTACATTGATTCAGGACCTCCTGGCCTTTTCACGGGTATCCCGCCAGGATCACCTGTTCGAAGCCGTAGCGCTTCATAAAACCATCCAGCAGGTAGTCGCGGACCTGGATATCCTTATTCAGCAAAAGGATGCCGTGATTGAGATGGATGCCCTATGCACCGTACAGGGTATTCCGTTGCACATGACACAACTTTTTCATAACCTCCTGAGCAATGCACTGAAATTTACACAGCCTGATAAACAACCGCTTATTAAGATCCATAGCCGCCATTTATCCGGCCTGGAAGTAGCGGAACATCCGCAGCTGCAGAATGGAACGCCATACTGCGAGATCCGGGTAACTGATAATGGTATTGGTTTTGCACCCAGCTATGCGAAAAAGATCTTTGTAATATTCCAGCGCCTGCATGGAAGAGGCGAATATGAAGGCAGCGGTATTGGACTGGCCCTATGTCAGAAAATCGTGACCGCGCATCATGGAGTGATCTATGCCGAGTCAGAAGAGGGGAAGGGAGCTACATTTATTGTGATCCTACCCGTTTTTATCGGTTGA
- a CDS encoding DUF4402 domain-containing protein, with the protein MKNNLILTTFVMAGIATGVHAQETASATATATIVTPISITKDVDMNFGNVAVQSTTGGTVVLSPAGGRTRTNGVTLPTTAGTVSAASFTVSGTGAYTYTVTLPSSAHTISSGANTMTVTLFTSTPSGAGGQLTAGEQTLNVGATLNVGAAQPSGVYVSDTPFDVTVNYN; encoded by the coding sequence ATGAAAAACAATCTTATCCTTACCACTTTTGTGATGGCAGGTATAGCTACCGGTGTGCATGCCCAGGAAACTGCCTCTGCCACAGCTACCGCCACCATTGTTACACCTATCAGCATTACGAAAGATGTTGATATGAACTTTGGTAATGTTGCCGTTCAATCCACTACAGGTGGTACAGTGGTCTTATCACCTGCCGGCGGACGTACCAGAACAAATGGTGTTACCCTTCCAACCACTGCAGGAACAGTCTCTGCAGCCTCCTTTACTGTAAGTGGTACCGGAGCATACACTTACACGGTTACATTACCTTCTTCAGCTCATACTATCAGCAGCGGCGCTAATACTATGACAGTAACACTGTTTACCAGTACACCATCAGGAGCAGGTGGTCAATTAACTGCAGGAGAACAAACACTGAATGTTGGTGCCACGCTGAATGTTGGTGCTGCACAACCATCAGGTGTATATGTTTCAGATACCCCCTTTGATGTAACTGTAAATTATAACTAA
- a CDS encoding helix-turn-helix domain-containing protein, producing MPQPDHTNDLFHLAANYINETNRHIFLTGKAGTGKTTFLKYIRGNTSKNTVVVAPTGVAAINAGGVTMHSFFQLPFGPYVPSGAHLFGVDNGVTDTHALFRNIRFNYEKKELIREMELLIIDEVSMVRSDTLDAIDAILRHFRNQPLVPFGGVQVLYIGDLFQLPPVMPDDQWQLLKGHYESVFFFHARVLQQAPPIYIELKKIYRQNERTFIDILNGVRNCTLDWEGITTLNERYDPQFTGEGDQYIVLTTHNRRADEINAARLANMPGEIYRFTGEIKGDFSDKALPTDMLLQIKPGAQVMFIKNDLAEPRRYFNGKLATVERVIDDNKIVVVLAGSNETLVLEKETWRNIRYSLNKTEGTVEEEEVGSFTQYPIRLAWAITIHKSQGLTFEKAIIDAGNAFAPGQVYVALSRCTSLEGLVLNTRIHPGAIRTDEKVLDYSNRETEVGHLFANLEKEKLVFWAAQLIKLFSAEKIASELQLHAIWLRDKKMNGMESALTLSRNLQLKATQLQDVGNRFRTQLEPLLDQLLTDGDTTLLKERVTRAVAYFTQDMYEGLIQPIRRELELVKDIPKIKKYTAQLMMLEEFLWNRLFRFVNASYGDLRFNEGLPDYAAMRTPAREKEKEKAKKREAGGSRRDSVEMFQAGQSLADIATARNLAVSTIESHLADAIGQGELELKQVLSEEKIQLILPLVKEMGVTASAPVKARLGDNVSWGEVRAVQQYWKKATEKE from the coding sequence ATGCCACAACCGGATCATACCAATGACCTGTTTCACCTGGCGGCAAATTATATAAACGAAACAAACCGTCATATCTTTCTGACCGGAAAAGCCGGAACAGGTAAAACAACTTTTCTCAAATACATCAGGGGAAACACATCTAAAAATACTGTCGTAGTTGCGCCTACCGGTGTTGCAGCCATCAATGCGGGAGGTGTGACCATGCACTCCTTTTTTCAACTGCCCTTTGGCCCATATGTCCCATCAGGTGCACACCTGTTCGGCGTAGATAATGGCGTAACGGATACGCATGCCCTTTTCAGGAATATCCGTTTCAATTATGAAAAAAAGGAACTGATCAGGGAAATGGAACTCCTCATCATCGATGAGGTCAGCATGGTGCGCTCCGATACACTGGACGCTATCGACGCTATTCTACGTCACTTCCGTAACCAGCCACTGGTGCCATTCGGCGGTGTGCAGGTTCTATATATAGGAGATCTGTTTCAGTTGCCACCCGTGATGCCGGACGATCAATGGCAGTTACTGAAAGGACACTATGAAAGCGTGTTTTTCTTTCATGCACGTGTCTTGCAACAGGCACCGCCTATATATATTGAACTGAAGAAGATCTACAGGCAAAATGAACGTACTTTCATCGATATACTTAATGGTGTGCGTAACTGTACACTTGACTGGGAAGGGATTACAACCCTGAATGAACGCTATGATCCACAGTTTACAGGAGAAGGTGATCAGTACATCGTACTCACTACACATAACCGCCGTGCAGATGAAATCAATGCCGCACGGCTCGCAAATATGCCAGGGGAGATCTATCGCTTCACCGGTGAAATAAAAGGTGATTTCAGTGATAAAGCGCTACCTACAGATATGCTTTTGCAAATCAAACCCGGTGCACAGGTGATGTTTATCAAAAATGACCTGGCTGAGCCACGTCGTTATTTCAATGGTAAACTGGCTACTGTAGAACGTGTGATCGATGATAATAAAATTGTAGTCGTACTGGCCGGCAGTAATGAAACACTGGTGCTGGAAAAGGAAACCTGGCGCAATATCCGGTACTCGCTGAATAAAACAGAAGGTACGGTAGAGGAAGAAGAAGTGGGCAGTTTTACACAATATCCTATCCGGTTAGCGTGGGCTATTACCATTCACAAAAGCCAGGGGCTAACCTTCGAAAAAGCAATTATTGATGCCGGGAATGCTTTTGCTCCCGGGCAGGTATATGTGGCGCTCAGCCGCTGTACTTCACTGGAAGGCCTGGTACTCAATACCCGGATTCATCCTGGCGCAATCCGCACGGATGAAAAGGTGCTGGATTATTCTAACAGGGAAACTGAAGTAGGCCACCTCTTTGCCAACCTGGAAAAGGAGAAACTGGTGTTTTGGGCGGCACAGCTGATAAAGCTATTCAGTGCCGAAAAGATTGCATCTGAACTACAATTGCACGCTATCTGGCTAAGAGATAAGAAGATGAATGGAATGGAGAGCGCCCTCACCCTGAGCCGTAACCTGCAACTAAAAGCGACGCAGTTACAGGATGTAGGGAACCGCTTCCGGACTCAGTTAGAACCTTTGCTGGATCAATTGCTGACTGATGGGGATACTACATTGCTAAAGGAAAGAGTGACCAGGGCAGTGGCTTATTTTACCCAGGATATGTATGAAGGACTTATCCAGCCTATCCGGCGGGAATTGGAACTGGTAAAAGATATTCCAAAGATTAAGAAATATACAGCCCAGCTGATGATGCTGGAAGAGTTCCTGTGGAACCGGTTGTTCAGATTCGTAAATGCCAGTTATGGTGATTTGCGTTTTAATGAAGGATTACCGGATTATGCAGCAATGCGTACGCCTGCAAGGGAAAAGGAAAAAGAGAAGGCAAAGAAACGGGAGGCAGGTGGTAGTCGCAGGGATTCTGTAGAGATGTTCCAGGCAGGGCAGTCATTAGCTGATATTGCAACAGCCAGAAATCTGGCAGTGAGTACCATTGAAAGCCACCTGGCAGATGCCATCGGGCAGGGAGAGCTGGAATTAAAACAGGTACTTAGTGAGGAAAAAATTCAACTGATCCTGCCTTTGGTGAAGGAAATGGGCGTAACGGCATCTGCACCTGTTAAAGCGAGATTGGGAGATAATGTTAGCTGGGGCGAAGTGAGAGCTGTACAACAGTATTGGAAGAAGGCAACAGAGAAAGAATAA
- a CDS encoding LLM class flavin-dependent oxidoreductase, translating into MSDRKIRLSVLDQSPIRRGSNAVEALQESIQLAKLADRLGFTRYWLSEHHNTRALAGAAPEILIARLAAATKYIRLGSGGVMLPNHSTLKVAENFRLLEALYPNRIDLGIGRAPGGDRLTAHVLNPSNSFEPREFVQQIHDLEGYLTDSDALGTVHEKVKAIPHIDTFPGLWMLTSSGESGLLAARQGWALSFAHFIYPVGGPQAVRTYRDRFQPSTFLSHPEANVGIFVFCADTQEKADELQAMMDYRLLSLEKGKFDVYPTWEEVRDYEYTDMEWQRVMANRARMISGTPSNVKMKLTKLADDYQVDEIVIATMADKAEDRFRSYELLAEQFQLETRNTD; encoded by the coding sequence ATGTCAGACAGGAAAATAAGACTCAGCGTACTAGATCAATCTCCCATCCGCAGAGGCTCCAACGCAGTTGAAGCCCTCCAGGAATCCATACAATTAGCCAAACTGGCGGACCGCCTCGGCTTCACCCGCTACTGGCTTTCAGAACACCACAACACCCGGGCACTCGCCGGCGCCGCGCCTGAAATACTCATCGCCCGCCTGGCAGCTGCTACCAAATACATCCGCCTTGGTTCCGGTGGCGTTATGCTACCGAACCACAGCACCCTGAAAGTTGCGGAAAACTTCCGCCTGCTGGAAGCCCTCTATCCTAACCGTATTGACCTCGGTATAGGCCGTGCTCCCGGTGGTGACCGCCTCACTGCACATGTACTCAATCCATCCAACAGCTTCGAACCCAGGGAGTTCGTACAGCAAATTCACGATCTTGAAGGCTACCTCACCGATAGCGATGCCCTTGGTACCGTTCACGAAAAGGTAAAAGCCATTCCCCACATCGACACCTTCCCCGGTTTGTGGATGTTGACCAGCAGTGGGGAAAGTGGTCTCCTGGCTGCAAGGCAGGGTTGGGCTTTATCCTTTGCTCATTTTATTTATCCGGTAGGCGGTCCGCAGGCAGTGAGAACTTACCGGGATCGTTTCCAGCCTTCTACCTTCCTTTCTCATCCGGAAGCCAACGTGGGTATCTTCGTTTTCTGCGCTGATACTCAGGAGAAAGCAGATGAATTACAAGCCATGATGGACTACCGCCTTCTCAGTCTTGAAAAGGGCAAATTTGACGTTTACCCCACCTGGGAAGAGGTGAGAGATTACGAATACACGGATATGGAATGGCAACGTGTGATGGCTAACAGGGCCCGTATGATTTCAGGTACACCTTCCAATGTGAAAATGAAATTGACGAAGTTGGCAGATGATTATCAGGTAGATGAGATTGTCATTGCTACTATGGCTGACAAAGCAGAGGACCGTTTCCGTTCATATGAGCTGCTGGCAGAACAATTCCAACTTGAAACCAGGAATACTGATTGA